One stretch of Xanthomonas sp. DAR 35659 DNA includes these proteins:
- a CDS encoding B12-binding domain-containing radical SAM protein has product MPSTPNTLLVNPTITSRGNARFPLALLNLAAALDRQGDSRIIDGNVDRDFIDTALRALQEQRYDAVGISVMGGPQIAPSIALSTAIRERFPAMPIVWGGYFPTLYTDTALSAPYVDYAIRAQGEDTLPELVAALRGEGPELARIDGLSWKRDGEVVHNRNRGFSRGETAPALPYAKLGDPRQYLGRSFLGRRTASHQAALGCRFRCTFCGVAAMFGGATALPTAARLERELRYLKEELGADSIQFFDHNFFDREADMIPLLEVMAKLEMPWWCYARADALLNLSESTWALVRKSRLRMAYIGAESPSGAMLKEIRKGTRPDQTLQVAELCRRNGVIPELSFMVAPPQDSVRETEQTFEFIRELKRINPQSEIIVYVYTPLPETSRHEKDRGKRAAMPLLDLHGAPVVFPRTPEEWTQPQWVDYACHADAPWLDDALRQRIRDFVTVLGCRYPTAQDLRSPRWAKRGLSAMAAWRYRYRRYDRPWELNLANWLVKLRRPQVSGI; this is encoded by the coding sequence ATGCCTTCCACCCCGAACACGCTGCTGGTCAACCCGACCATCACCTCGCGCGGCAACGCGCGCTTCCCGCTGGCGCTGCTGAACCTGGCCGCGGCCCTGGACCGCCAGGGCGACAGCCGCATCATCGACGGCAACGTCGATCGCGATTTCATCGACACCGCGCTGCGGGCCTTGCAGGAACAGCGCTACGACGCGGTCGGCATCAGCGTCATGGGCGGGCCGCAGATCGCGCCGTCGATCGCGCTGTCCACGGCGATCCGCGAGCGCTTTCCGGCGATGCCGATCGTCTGGGGCGGCTACTTCCCCACGCTGTACACCGACACCGCGCTGAGCGCGCCCTACGTGGACTACGCGATCCGCGCGCAGGGCGAGGACACCTTGCCGGAACTGGTCGCGGCGCTGCGCGGCGAGGGTCCGGAACTGGCGCGGATCGACGGCCTGTCGTGGAAGCGCGACGGGGAGGTGGTGCACAACCGCAACCGCGGCTTCAGCCGCGGCGAGACGGCGCCGGCGCTGCCGTACGCCAAGCTCGGCGACCCGCGCCAGTACCTGGGCCGCAGCTTCCTCGGCCGCCGCACCGCCTCGCACCAGGCCGCGCTGGGCTGCCGCTTCCGCTGCACCTTCTGCGGCGTGGCGGCGATGTTCGGCGGCGCCACCGCGCTGCCCACCGCGGCGCGGCTGGAGCGCGAACTGCGCTACCTGAAGGAGGAACTGGGCGCCGACTCGATCCAGTTCTTCGACCACAACTTCTTCGACCGCGAGGCGGACATGATCCCGCTGCTGGAGGTGATGGCCAAGCTGGAGATGCCCTGGTGGTGCTATGCGCGCGCCGACGCGCTGCTCAACCTGTCCGAGAGCACCTGGGCGCTGGTGCGCAAGAGCCGCCTGCGCATGGCCTACATCGGCGCCGAATCGCCGAGCGGGGCGATGCTGAAGGAAATCCGCAAGGGCACGCGCCCGGACCAGACCCTGCAGGTGGCCGAGCTGTGCCGGCGCAACGGGGTGATCCCGGAACTGTCGTTCATGGTCGCGCCGCCGCAGGACAGCGTGCGCGAGACCGAGCAGACCTTCGAGTTCATCCGCGAACTCAAGCGCATCAATCCCCAGTCGGAAATCATTGTCTACGTGTACACGCCGCTGCCGGAGACCAGCCGCCACGAGAAGGACCGCGGCAAGCGCGCGGCGATGCCGCTGCTGGACCTGCACGGCGCACCGGTGGTGTTCCCGCGCACGCCCGAGGAATGGACCCAGCCGCAGTGGGTGGACTACGCCTGCCACGCCGACGCGCCCTGGCTGGACGACGCCCTGCGCCAGCGCATCCGCGACTTCGTCACCGTGCTCGGCTGCCGCTATCCCACCGCGCAGGACCTGCGTTCGCCGCGCTGGGCCAAGCGCGGGCTGAGCGCGATGGCGGCGTGGCGCTACCGCTACCGGCGCTACGACCGGCCGTGGGAACTGAACCTGGCCAACTGGCTGGTGAAGCTGCGCCGCCCGCAGGTGTCGGGCATCTAG
- a CDS encoding class I SAM-dependent methyltransferase: MSAVPTLDPFDAYALWAASYPAHAHNPVMQAEQRAMLALLPPALHGQRVLDAGCGSGRYLLQALARGAGHATGVDLSPQMLARAAQELETAGGHARYSLRQGSVEALPVADADADLSICALVLGHLPQLLPALAELRRATRPGGSLLCSDVHPIGHALGWRRDFKADGRHYAVRHTQHLYSHWHAACAALGLAIEAVHEPMLDPVDIPAGAHFDPAALQVPVALVFRLRRLP, translated from the coding sequence ATGAGCGCCGTACCGACCCTAGACCCGTTCGACGCCTACGCGCTGTGGGCGGCGAGCTATCCCGCGCATGCGCACAATCCGGTGATGCAGGCCGAGCAGCGCGCCATGCTGGCCTTGCTGCCGCCGGCGCTGCACGGTCAGCGCGTGCTCGATGCCGGCTGCGGCAGCGGCCGCTACCTGCTGCAGGCGCTGGCGCGCGGCGCGGGCCATGCCACCGGCGTGGACCTGTCGCCGCAGATGCTCGCGCGTGCCGCGCAGGAACTGGAGACCGCCGGCGGCCACGCGCGCTACAGCTTGCGCCAGGGCAGCGTGGAGGCCCTGCCGGTGGCCGATGCCGACGCCGACCTGAGCATCTGCGCACTGGTGCTGGGCCACCTGCCGCAGTTGCTGCCGGCGCTGGCCGAACTGCGCCGCGCCACCCGCCCGGGCGGCAGCCTGCTGTGCAGCGACGTGCACCCGATCGGCCATGCACTGGGCTGGCGCCGCGATTTCAAGGCCGACGGCCGCCACTACGCGGTGCGCCACACCCAGCACCTCTACAGCCACTGGCATGCGGCCTGCGCCGCGCTGGGGCTGGCGATCGAAGCGGTGCACGAACCGATGCTCGATCCCGTCGACATTCCCGCCGGCGCGCACTTCGACCCTGCCGCGTTGCAGGTGCCGGTGGCGCTGGTGTTCCGGCTGCGGCGCCTGCCGTGA
- a CDS encoding nucleotidyltransferase family protein, which translates to MSAQAPGQAQRPCSADVPAATPAAQPPLKRIGAGLRLATETLAQELARPGNAMPQWSRLQWQLAAAATAAHGIAPLLSRLSVWPDRDWSAFLAEQRAHVGDRYRRIAGLLERIDALAQDAGVAIVPLKGAALHANGLYLAGDRPMADIDLLVRAEDAARVGALLQQLGYVAEFAQWKHQTFRPLHAQAVAGLGEHRDTPINIELHARIQERLPLATVDISERVFPRDSRPGLNAYPSNGALMSHLLLHAAGGLCSRSLRLMHLHDIALLATRMSGKDWQVLCDDADGAPWWALPPLRLVLRYYRNAIPTAVLARLRAHCPPLLRLASRRFDLTRVSCSQLWLPALPGIEWARSFGEVARYLRQRLRPSAESRQERADMIRTQLWLQGQAWVTLPQRRRLLLRLLRPVPRMDALYAVRSALQGYAVEPRNLL; encoded by the coding sequence GGCGCCCGGCCAGGCGCAACGGCCCTGCTCCGCCGATGTCCCCGCCGCCACCCCTGCCGCGCAGCCGCCGCTGAAGCGGATCGGCGCCGGCTTGCGCCTGGCCACGGAAACCCTGGCGCAGGAACTGGCGCGTCCAGGCAACGCGATGCCGCAGTGGAGCCGGTTGCAATGGCAACTGGCCGCGGCGGCGACGGCCGCGCACGGCATCGCGCCGTTGCTGAGCCGCTTGTCGGTGTGGCCGGACCGCGACTGGAGCGCGTTCCTGGCCGAGCAACGCGCGCATGTGGGCGATCGCTACCGGCGCATCGCCGGCTTGCTCGAGCGCATCGATGCGCTGGCGCAGGATGCCGGCGTGGCGATCGTGCCGCTGAAGGGCGCGGCCCTGCACGCGAACGGCCTGTACCTGGCCGGCGACCGGCCGATGGCCGACATCGATCTGCTGGTGCGCGCCGAAGACGCCGCGCGGGTCGGCGCGTTGCTGCAGCAACTGGGCTACGTCGCCGAGTTCGCGCAGTGGAAGCACCAGACCTTCCGCCCACTGCACGCGCAAGCGGTGGCCGGCCTCGGCGAGCATCGCGATACGCCGATCAACATCGAACTGCATGCGCGCATCCAGGAGCGGCTGCCGCTGGCCACGGTCGATATCAGCGAGCGGGTCTTCCCGCGCGACAGCCGGCCTGGGTTGAACGCGTATCCGTCCAACGGCGCGCTGATGAGCCATCTGCTGTTGCACGCGGCCGGCGGCCTTTGCAGCCGCAGCCTGCGGTTGATGCATCTGCACGATATCGCGCTGCTGGCCACGCGCATGAGCGGCAAGGACTGGCAGGTGCTGTGCGACGACGCCGACGGCGCCCCATGGTGGGCGCTGCCGCCGCTGCGGCTGGTGCTGCGCTACTACCGCAACGCGATTCCGACGGCGGTGCTGGCGCGGCTGCGCGCGCATTGCCCGCCGCTGCTGCGACTGGCCTCGCGGCGATTCGATCTGACCCGGGTCTCCTGTTCGCAGCTGTGGCTGCCGGCATTGCCAGGGATCGAATGGGCGCGCTCGTTCGGCGAGGTGGCGCGCTACCTGCGGCAGCGGCTGCGGCCCTCGGCGGAGAGCCGGCAGGAGCGCGCCGACATGATCCGCACACAACTGTGGTTGCAGGGCCAGGCGTGGGTCACGCTGCCGCAACGGCGGCGTCTGCTGCTGCGCCTGCTGCGGCCGGTGCCACGGATGGATGCGCTGTATGCGGTGCGCAGCGCCTTGCAGGGGTATGCGGTGGAACCACGTAACCTCCTGTAG
- a CDS encoding glycosyltransferase family 4 protein, with product MKLALVVPGGVDRSGEYRVIPVLLTLIERLARMHEVHVFVLHQEPVPARWALLGAHIHNIGDGRTRRRAVAAIRAEHRRAPFDLVQSIFSGHCSLIAVAAARLLRRPSAVHIAGGELVALHAIGYGGRRKWQGRLREALVLRLADAVTAASAPIVASLQALGIAADRVPLGVDLRAWPQRAPRPRTGGPARLLHVASLNRVKDQPTLLRALAALARAGVAFDLDIVGVDTLDGEMQRLAAHLGLSQRIRFLGFKTQRDLRPLVEAADLLVLSSLHEAGPMVLLEAAVAGVPTVGTAVGHLQEWAPSAALAVPTGDWAGLAEALRQVLADDGLRLRLAWSAQCIAVREDADHTARSFNALYRRLCPAAFERTHSL from the coding sequence ATGAAGCTGGCGCTGGTGGTGCCCGGCGGGGTCGATCGCAGCGGCGAGTACCGGGTGATCCCGGTGTTGCTGACCCTGATCGAACGCCTGGCGCGCATGCACGAGGTGCACGTCTTCGTCCTGCACCAGGAACCGGTACCGGCGCGTTGGGCGCTGCTCGGCGCGCACATCCACAACATCGGCGACGGCCGTACCCGGCGACGCGCCGTCGCCGCGATTCGCGCCGAGCACCGGCGGGCGCCGTTCGACCTGGTGCAGTCGATCTTTTCCGGCCATTGCAGCCTGATCGCGGTGGCCGCGGCACGCCTGTTGCGGCGGCCGAGCGCGGTGCACATCGCCGGCGGCGAACTGGTCGCATTGCACGCGATCGGCTATGGCGGACGGCGCAAGTGGCAGGGGCGGCTGCGCGAGGCGCTGGTGCTGCGACTGGCCGATGCGGTCACCGCGGCCAGCGCCCCGATCGTCGCCTCGCTGCAGGCGCTGGGCATCGCCGCCGACCGCGTTCCGCTGGGCGTGGACCTGCGCGCCTGGCCGCAGCGCGCACCGCGCCCGCGCACCGGCGGCCCGGCACGGCTGCTGCACGTCGCCAGCCTCAACCGGGTCAAGGACCAGCCGACCTTGCTGCGCGCCTTGGCGGCGCTGGCGCGGGCCGGGGTGGCGTTCGATCTCGATATCGTCGGCGTGGATACCCTCGATGGCGAGATGCAACGCCTGGCCGCGCACCTGGGGTTGTCGCAGCGGATCCGCTTCCTGGGCTTCAAGACCCAGCGCGACCTGCGTCCGCTGGTGGAAGCCGCCGACCTGCTGGTGCTGTCGTCACTGCACGAAGCCGGGCCGATGGTGCTGCTGGAAGCGGCAGTGGCCGGCGTACCGACCGTCGGCACCGCGGTCGGACACCTGCAGGAGTGGGCGCCGTCGGCGGCGCTGGCGGTGCCGACCGGCGACTGGGCCGGCCTGGCCGAGGCCTTGCGCCAGGTGCTGGCCGACGACGGCCTGCGCCTGCGCCTGGCCTGGTCGGCGCAGTGCATTGCCGTGCGCGAGGATGCAGACCACACCGCACGCAGCTTCAACGCGCTATATCGGCGGCTGTGCCCGGCGGCGTTCGAACGCACGCATTCCCTGTAG
- a CDS encoding glycosyltransferase family 4 protein: MHVAQINFVRTPPGLAPAQVFAHWPSLGDISEAVASAGTRVSVIQAAHGTEQLLRNGVEYHFADAGDDEDRRVGNVAGMVRALGADVVHVHGLEFAREACAMARRLPRLPILLQDHANRPPRWWRRGQWRQWYAAAAGIAFTSLELARGFVQAGLFAPSTRLFAIPESSCRFMPGDQAQARRDSGLHGAPCVLWVGHLSAGKDPLTVLDGVARAAARLPGLQLFCAFGSAPMRETVEDRIQRDPRLRGRVHLLGKVAHAQIQTLMRAADLFVSGSLSESCGYAALEALACGTPPVLTDIPAFRALTDCGRIGELWPCGDAGLLAEALVHAASELPAPARVRAHFDAQLSFAAVGRRWARAYAQLLEQPARSGA, translated from the coding sequence ATGCACGTCGCACAGATCAATTTCGTCCGCACGCCGCCTGGACTGGCGCCGGCGCAGGTGTTCGCGCACTGGCCATCCCTGGGCGACATCTCCGAGGCGGTGGCCAGCGCCGGCACCCGCGTGTCGGTGATCCAGGCCGCGCACGGCACGGAGCAGTTGCTGCGCAACGGCGTGGAGTACCACTTCGCCGATGCAGGCGACGACGAAGACCGCCGCGTGGGAAATGTTGCCGGCATGGTGCGGGCGCTGGGCGCCGACGTGGTGCACGTGCACGGCCTGGAGTTCGCGCGCGAGGCCTGCGCGATGGCGCGGCGGTTGCCGCGGCTGCCGATCCTGCTGCAGGACCACGCCAATCGTCCGCCGCGCTGGTGGCGCCGCGGGCAGTGGCGGCAGTGGTACGCGGCCGCCGCGGGGATCGCCTTCACCTCGCTGGAGCTGGCGCGCGGCTTCGTGCAGGCCGGCCTGTTCGCGCCGTCCACGCGCCTGTTCGCGATTCCCGAATCCAGTTGCCGCTTCATGCCGGGCGACCAGGCGCAGGCGCGGCGCGACAGCGGCCTGCACGGCGCACCCTGCGTGCTGTGGGTCGGGCACCTCAGCGCCGGCAAGGATCCCTTGACCGTGCTCGACGGCGTGGCCCGCGCCGCCGCACGGCTGCCCGGACTGCAGTTGTTCTGCGCGTTCGGCAGCGCCCCGATGCGGGAGACGGTAGAGGACCGGATACAGCGCGATCCACGCCTGCGCGGCCGTGTGCACCTGCTGGGCAAGGTCGCGCATGCGCAGATCCAGACGCTGATGCGCGCGGCGGACCTGTTCGTGTCCGGCAGCCTGTCCGAGAGCTGCGGCTATGCGGCGCTGGAGGCGTTGGCCTGCGGCACGCCGCCGGTACTCACCGACATCCCGGCGTTCCGCGCGCTCACCGACTGCGGCCGCATCGGCGAACTGTGGCCGTGCGGCGACGCCGGCCTGCTCGCCGAGGCACTGGTGCACGCCGCCAGCGAACTGCCGGCGCCGGCCCGGGTTCGCGCCCATTTCGACGCGCAACTGTCGTTCGCGGCGGTTGGCCGGCGTTGGGCGCGCGCCTATGCGCAGTTGCTGGAGCAGCCTGCGCGGAGCGGCGCATGA